The Alteriqipengyuania halimionae genome contains a region encoding:
- a CDS encoding winged helix-turn-helix transcriptional regulator, which translates to MTNSATTSYHDDPKINELVDETIGRVADKWTLLVIEALEETGAMRFSAVGRALPGISQKMLTQTLRQMEREGLVSRTVFPEVPPRVEYALTDLGHELAEAFCGVWHWAEKNIARIERARAHYDRRNERS; encoded by the coding sequence ATGACGAATTCCGCCACCACGAGCTATCACGACGACCCGAAAATCAACGAACTGGTCGACGAGACCATCGGCCGCGTGGCCGACAAATGGACTCTGCTGGTGATCGAAGCACTGGAAGAGACGGGTGCGATGCGTTTCAGCGCGGTGGGCCGGGCACTGCCGGGGATCAGTCAGAAGATGCTGACCCAGACCCTGCGCCAGATGGAGCGCGAAGGCCTGGTCTCGCGCACGGTTTTTCCCGAAGTCCCGCCCCGCGTCGAATATGCGCTCACCGATCTCGGCCATGAATTGGCAGAGGCATTTTGCGGCGTCTGGCATTGGGCGGAAAAGAACATCGCCCGGATCGAGCGGGCGCGCGCCCACTATGATCGGCGGAACGAACGCTCCTGA
- a CDS encoding TonB-dependent receptor: protein MKNLFYLSSAVIALAVPGTAFAQSTGSEEFDDENVVIITGSVNRDIGGVELPDSPKAKQALGEEIIRRQRPGQTVNDIVNLVPGVSFQNNDPWGSSGGSFTIRGFDDTRISQTLDGLPLNDSGNYSLYTNQQVDPEILERVTVNLGVTDVDSPTASAVGGTINIRTREPADEFLVTATMTAGDIFAEGDDTGVNRLYMRGFAMVDTGDITGMGTKAFFSASYTGYNSPLNNYSSVEKQQYNASIWQDIGSNGDFIAISAHYNENRNNFFGSKNINLIQEAIDEGDKSYRFYDVDYPCALPEGTLANGGGVNGVSERYSDSSSSGDCGSEFDRRYNPSNTGNIRGSSLFTLADGLVLTVDPSFQYVKANGGGVEDLREGFFTINGQQYTGFLSGGYYYGRDLNGDGDLLDRIAGTDPSQTRTRRYGVIANLAYEINGDHRVRISYTHDNANHRQTGQTGFLRPNGEPIDVFPINDPLETSQGFTLNKRDRQSYAILNQVSGEYRGSFGDLTAVLGVRAPFFTRKLDQRCYTTSASGFVDCIGGTDANYEAANPNYAPPIEVDYKYDKLLPNVGLVYNWGDVSVFGNYAKGLSVPGTDELYDSLFFSNKSDDFQPNSETTDSFDLGLRFQSGRLQAQVAGWYTKYSNRRAVAYDPVLEQSISRNLGQVDKYGIDGSISFAPTSNTLLYVFGSINESEIKDNVLIGLCDQENVDNAVPGCLAVGDDLFALTAGKNESGTPLWSIGARGQVALGPVELGVQAKHTGKRWVNDVNELSVDGYTLVDIDVRVRLGDYLAGREAALQFNITNLLDEFYVGGFGGDLDGVGFAQIGSPRAASVSLLLGF, encoded by the coding sequence ATGAAAAATCTATTCTACCTCAGCAGCGCCGTGATTGCGCTTGCCGTCCCGGGGACCGCGTTCGCGCAGTCGACCGGCTCGGAAGAATTCGACGACGAAAACGTCGTCATCATTACCGGCAGCGTCAATCGCGACATCGGCGGCGTCGAACTTCCCGACTCGCCCAAGGCGAAGCAGGCTCTTGGTGAGGAAATCATCCGTCGTCAGCGCCCTGGCCAGACCGTGAACGATATCGTCAACCTGGTCCCCGGCGTCAGCTTCCAGAACAACGACCCGTGGGGCTCCTCGGGCGGCTCGTTCACGATCCGCGGCTTCGACGACACCCGCATCTCGCAGACCCTCGACGGCCTGCCGCTGAACGATTCGGGCAACTATTCGCTGTACACCAACCAGCAGGTCGATCCCGAAATCCTCGAGCGGGTCACCGTCAACCTCGGCGTTACCGACGTCGATAGCCCGACTGCTTCGGCCGTCGGCGGCACGATCAACATTCGCACCCGCGAACCGGCCGACGAATTCCTGGTTACCGCCACCATGACCGCCGGCGACATCTTCGCCGAAGGTGACGACACCGGCGTTAATCGTCTTTACATGCGCGGCTTTGCCATGGTCGATACCGGCGACATCACCGGAATGGGCACCAAGGCGTTCTTCTCGGCGAGCTACACCGGCTACAACAGCCCGCTCAACAACTACAGCAGCGTCGAAAAGCAGCAGTATAATGCCAGTATCTGGCAGGATATCGGCAGCAATGGTGACTTCATAGCGATCTCGGCGCACTACAACGAGAACCGCAACAACTTCTTCGGATCGAAAAACATCAACCTGATCCAAGAGGCGATTGACGAGGGCGATAAAAGCTACCGTTTTTACGATGTCGATTATCCATGTGCCCTGCCTGAGGGTACGCTGGCCAACGGTGGCGGCGTCAACGGCGTGTCCGAGCGCTATTCGGACTCGAGCTCGAGTGGTGACTGCGGCTCGGAATTCGATCGTCGCTACAACCCGTCGAACACCGGCAATATTCGTGGTTCGTCGCTGTTCACGCTGGCCGATGGCCTCGTGCTCACCGTCGATCCTAGCTTCCAGTACGTCAAGGCTAATGGCGGCGGCGTAGAAGACCTTCGCGAAGGCTTCTTCACGATCAACGGCCAGCAATATACGGGCTTCCTGAGTGGTGGCTATTATTACGGTCGCGATCTCAACGGCGACGGCGACCTGCTTGACCGCATTGCCGGGACCGATCCGAGCCAGACGCGTACCCGTCGTTACGGCGTAATCGCCAACCTCGCTTACGAGATCAACGGCGATCATCGCGTTCGCATCAGCTATACCCACGACAATGCGAACCACCGTCAGACGGGCCAGACCGGCTTCCTGCGTCCCAACGGCGAGCCGATCGATGTTTTTCCGATCAACGACCCGCTGGAAACTTCGCAGGGCTTCACGCTGAACAAGCGTGATCGACAGTCCTATGCGATCCTGAACCAGGTTTCGGGCGAATATCGCGGCAGCTTCGGCGATCTGACCGCCGTGCTAGGCGTGCGTGCACCGTTCTTCACCCGCAAGCTCGATCAGCGTTGCTATACCACGTCGGCCTCGGGCTTCGTCGATTGTATCGGTGGAACCGACGCCAACTATGAAGCTGCAAACCCGAACTACGCACCGCCGATCGAGGTCGATTACAAATACGACAAACTGCTTCCCAACGTCGGTTTGGTCTATAACTGGGGCGATGTTTCGGTGTTCGGCAACTATGCCAAGGGCCTCTCGGTTCCGGGTACGGACGAACTCTACGACTCGCTGTTCTTCTCGAACAAGTCCGACGACTTCCAGCCGAATTCGGAAACCACCGACAGCTTCGACCTTGGCCTGCGGTTCCAGTCGGGCCGCCTCCAGGCTCAGGTCGCCGGTTGGTACACCAAGTACAGCAACCGTCGTGCCGTGGCCTACGACCCCGTACTCGAGCAGTCCATTTCTCGGAACCTCGGACAGGTCGACAAGTACGGCATCGACGGGTCGATCTCGTTCGCGCCGACCAGCAACACGCTGCTCTACGTGTTCGGTTCGATCAACGAATCGGAAATCAAGGACAACGTGCTGATCGGACTGTGCGATCAGGAAAATGTCGATAATGCCGTGCCCGGCTGTTTGGCCGTCGGCGACGATCTGTTCGCGCTGACCGCCGGCAAGAACGAGAGCGGAACGCCGCTCTGGTCGATCGGTGCGCGCGGACAGGTGGCTCTGGGCCCGGTCGAGCTCGGCGTGCAGGCAAAGCATACCGGCAAGCGCTGGGTGAACGACGTCAATGAACTGTCGGTCGATGGCTATACGCTGGTCGATATCGACGTCCGCGTCCGTCTCGGCGACTATCTCGCCGGTCGTGAAGCTGCTCTCCAGTTCAACATCACCAACCTGCTCGACGAATTCTATGTCGGCGGCTTCGGTGGCGATCTGGACGGCGTCGGATTTGCCCAGATCGGTTCGCCGCGTGCAGCGAGCGTCTCGCTGCTCCTCGGCTTCTAA
- the mtgA gene encoding monofunctional biosynthetic peptidoglycan transglycosylase, with product MFRIAKFLAWLILGFVGLSLALVLLFAVVPPPYTATMAMDDNGATKDWTPLSRIDRNMVDAVIAAEDGKFCAHDGFDREAIEKAYRQNQQGRRIRGGSTISQQTAKNVFLWQGGGYVRKGLEAWFTLLIEKIWGKRRIMEVYLNVAETGIGTYGAEAGAQRYFGKSAARLSPSEAARMAAALPQPKKRSVKNPGGWLRRHGNTVAARIGVVRRDALDACIYD from the coding sequence GTGTTTCGTATCGCAAAATTCCTCGCCTGGCTGATCCTCGGTTTCGTCGGGCTGAGCCTCGCCCTCGTCCTACTCTTCGCGGTTGTGCCCCCGCCCTACACGGCGACGATGGCCATGGACGACAACGGCGCGACCAAGGACTGGACGCCGCTTTCGCGCATCGACCGCAACATGGTCGATGCAGTGATCGCTGCTGAGGATGGCAAGTTCTGCGCGCATGACGGTTTCGACCGCGAAGCGATCGAGAAAGCCTATCGCCAGAACCAGCAGGGTCGGCGTATCCGCGGTGGCTCCACCATCAGCCAACAGACGGCCAAGAATGTCTTCCTGTGGCAAGGTGGCGGCTACGTGCGCAAAGGGCTCGAAGCCTGGTTCACGCTGCTGATCGAGAAGATCTGGGGCAAGCGGCGGATTATGGAAGTCTATCTCAACGTCGCCGAGACAGGCATCGGAACCTACGGCGCCGAAGCCGGAGCGCAGCGCTATTTCGGCAAGTCCGCCGCCCGACTCTCCCCAAGCGAAGCGGCGCGAATGGCCGCCGCCTTGCCGCAGCCCAAGAAGCGCTCTGTCAAGAACCCGGGCGGCTGGCTACGCCGTCACGGCAACACCGTTGCTGCGCGCATCGGCGTCGTCCGCCGCGACGCGCTCGACGCCTGCATCTACGACTGA